In one window of Nesterenkonia sandarakina DNA:
- a CDS encoding Lrp/AsnC family transcriptional regulator — protein sequence MDGVDRAIISALREDGRISNAALAQKVGLTAGPCLRRVQRLEAEGVILGYTADINPESLGQSFEVGLDIELKWGDRETVERFENTMAGYEEVLELLRLFGSPDYFVRVAVADLHAYERFLTKKVLTIPGVQGTDSAFPMKIIKSQRPHLNTGKSFDE from the coding sequence ATGGACGGTGTGGATCGCGCAATCATTTCGGCGCTGCGGGAAGATGGTCGAATCTCCAACGCGGCCCTTGCCCAGAAGGTCGGGCTCACTGCTGGACCCTGCCTGCGGCGGGTGCAGCGGCTGGAGGCCGAGGGTGTCATCCTTGGCTACACCGCGGACATCAACCCGGAATCGCTGGGGCAGTCCTTCGAAGTCGGACTGGACATCGAGCTCAAGTGGGGGGACCGGGAGACCGTAGAACGCTTCGAGAACACGATGGCCGGGTACGAGGAGGTCCTGGAGCTGCTGCGACTCTTCGGCTCCCCGGACTACTTCGTCCGCGTCGCCGTAGCCGACCTCCACGCCTACGAGCGGTTCCTCACCAAGAAGGTGCTCACCATCCCTGGGGTGCAGGGCACAGATTCCGCCTTCCCGATGAAGATCATCAAGAGCCAGCGCCCGCATCTGAACACCGGGAAGTCCTTCGACGAGTGA
- a CDS encoding MFS transporter: MSAAEPSPPTRLPHLLMVVTVLIVAANLRPAITVVGPLIERIGEDTGLGPAALGLLGAIPALGFGVVALFVAALGRRWGLERTIFVSLLLLGVGTALRSLPLGGFSLFAGTVILSAAIGVGNVLVPAVVKRDFPARVPVMTGLYTAVLVGCAAIASGSAVPVAAATGWEFTLGVSAIFALISAALWGVRLGAPRRRGASPRPAAGAASRPELGSTDAPEHHDASPAAPDAGAAPAAPESTEGLDPAPRDDVGSLPEAPAPGTPGRSMWRSAVAWQVTAYFALQSGIFYLMLTWFPAIQTSHGVTDAAAGFWLGAYQAIGILASLVTGPIMQRAADQRAVIVALAGIMFFGVLGIILLPAAMPVWALVVGFASGGNLLAGLTLISMRARTAGEAGRLSGMAQGVGYLLAAVGPLLAGSLFELSGSWSLVLWIIAGAVVVMALVGLLAGRRVDVL, encoded by the coding sequence GTGAGCGCAGCCGAGCCGTCCCCGCCCACGCGACTGCCGCACCTGCTGATGGTGGTCACGGTGCTGATCGTGGCGGCGAACCTGCGTCCTGCCATCACGGTGGTGGGCCCGCTGATCGAACGGATCGGTGAAGACACCGGTCTTGGTCCGGCGGCGCTGGGGCTCTTGGGCGCGATTCCCGCCCTGGGCTTCGGCGTGGTCGCGCTCTTCGTGGCAGCGCTCGGGCGCCGCTGGGGACTGGAGCGGACGATCTTCGTCTCGTTGCTGCTGCTGGGGGTGGGCACGGCACTGCGGTCGCTGCCGCTGGGCGGGTTCTCCCTCTTTGCGGGAACGGTGATCCTCAGCGCAGCCATCGGGGTGGGCAACGTGCTGGTCCCGGCAGTGGTCAAGCGAGACTTCCCCGCTCGGGTCCCGGTGATGACCGGGCTCTATACGGCGGTGCTGGTCGGATGTGCGGCCATCGCGTCGGGCAGCGCGGTCCCGGTCGCAGCGGCCACCGGGTGGGAGTTCACCTTGGGGGTCTCCGCGATCTTCGCACTGATCTCTGCAGCGCTGTGGGGAGTCCGGCTCGGAGCCCCTCGCCGCCGCGGCGCATCACCGCGACCAGCGGCTGGCGCAGCGTCCAGGCCGGAGCTGGGTTCCACTGACGCTCCGGAGCACCATGATGCGAGCCCGGCAGCTCCCGACGCCGGGGCAGCACCTGCCGCACCCGAATCCACCGAGGGCCTCGACCCTGCCCCCAGGGACGACGTCGGCTCGCTCCCCGAGGCCCCTGCCCCGGGCACCCCAGGCCGATCCATGTGGCGCTCCGCCGTGGCCTGGCAGGTCACCGCCTACTTCGCCCTGCAGTCCGGGATCTTCTACCTGATGCTGACCTGGTTCCCGGCCATCCAGACCTCCCACGGAGTCACCGACGCCGCGGCAGGGTTCTGGCTCGGCGCGTATCAGGCCATCGGGATCCTCGCGAGCCTGGTGACGGGGCCGATCATGCAGCGTGCCGCGGATCAACGTGCGGTGATCGTGGCGCTGGCGGGCATCATGTTCTTCGGCGTGCTGGGAATCATCCTGCTCCCCGCGGCGATGCCGGTCTGGGCGCTGGTGGTCGGCTTCGCCTCGGGTGGGAACCTGCTGGCCGGGCTGACCCTGATCAGCATGCGCGCCCGGACTGCGGGGGAGGCCGGTCGCCTCTCCGGGATGGCGCAGGGGGTGGGGTACCTGCTCGCCGCGGTGGGTCCGCTGCTCGCCGGCAGCCTGTTCGAGCTCTCCGGGTCCTGGTCGCTGGTGCTGTGGATCATTGCCGGCGCCGTCGTCGTGATGGCGCTGGTGGGACTGCTCGCCGGTCGCCGGGTCGACGTGCTCTGA
- a CDS encoding CitMHS family transporter encodes MLSLIGLAVIVTMTTLLIMGRIAPIVGLTVIPFAGALLAGFSFTEIGDFFGEGIGAVLDVAVMLIFAILFFGIMNQAGLFEPLVRLTVRLTRGNVIAVCVGTVLLAAVCHLDGAGASTFLIVIPALLPLYRHLGMSPYLLLLLAGMSMGVLNMLPWGGPVARSAAVVGMDPIELWRGLIPVQVLCLVMLVVTAVLLGLREQRRIAARAGSPVHAETLSGDQTQERIEEHELVSASTLGSAQGSTPGAESRGSTGRFGSTGGSGDSGDKGSAGGSGEIAETTHSARTHEFTGEADDLWGGTENAAATPRWRMIVNTLLVFGMLALLISDILPAPLAFMLGLSAALVINHPKVSDQMETLKINGGAAITTGAIVLAAGCFLGILEESGMLESLATDAVAILPGALIPYLHLIVGVFGLPLELLLSTDAHYFALLPVVEGVSTQAGVSTLAVVYAVLVGNIIGTFISPFSAALWLALGLAGCDIGKHIRYSFVPMWIFSVVALVLALALGLIPWS; translated from the coding sequence ATGCTCAGCCTAATCGGCCTGGCGGTGATCGTCACCATGACGACGCTGCTGATCATGGGGCGCATCGCGCCGATCGTCGGACTGACCGTGATCCCGTTCGCCGGCGCGCTGCTGGCCGGCTTCAGCTTCACGGAGATCGGCGACTTCTTCGGAGAGGGCATCGGCGCGGTCCTCGACGTCGCGGTGATGCTGATCTTCGCCATCCTGTTCTTCGGGATCATGAACCAGGCCGGGCTCTTCGAACCCCTGGTGCGGCTCACCGTGAGACTGACCCGCGGAAACGTGATCGCGGTCTGCGTGGGCACGGTGCTCCTGGCGGCGGTGTGCCACCTCGACGGCGCCGGGGCCTCCACGTTCCTGATCGTGATCCCGGCCCTGCTGCCGCTCTACCGGCACCTCGGGATGAGCCCCTACCTGCTGCTGCTGCTGGCCGGCATGAGCATGGGGGTGTTGAACATGCTCCCCTGGGGCGGACCCGTGGCGCGCTCCGCCGCCGTCGTGGGCATGGACCCGATCGAGCTGTGGCGTGGACTGATCCCGGTACAGGTCCTCTGCCTGGTGATGCTGGTGGTCACCGCGGTCCTGCTGGGGCTGCGCGAGCAGCGCCGCATCGCCGCCCGCGCCGGGTCCCCGGTGCACGCTGAGACCCTGTCCGGTGACCAGACGCAGGAGCGGATCGAGGAGCACGAGCTCGTCTCCGCCTCGACCCTCGGCTCAGCCCAGGGCTCGACACCCGGCGCCGAGAGCCGCGGCAGCACCGGAAGATTTGGCAGCACCGGAGGCTCGGGCGACTCAGGGGACAAGGGCAGCGCGGGAGGCTCTGGCGAGATTGCGGAGACCACTCACAGCGCCCGGACTCACGAATTCACCGGCGAGGCCGATGACCTCTGGGGCGGGACCGAGAACGCCGCGGCGACCCCGCGGTGGCGGATGATCGTGAACACGCTGCTGGTCTTCGGGATGCTGGCGCTGCTGATCTCGGACATCCTGCCAGCCCCGCTGGCGTTCATGCTGGGCCTCAGCGCGGCCCTGGTGATCAACCATCCCAAGGTCAGCGACCAGATGGAGACGTTGAAGATCAACGGCGGCGCTGCCATCACCACCGGCGCGATCGTGCTGGCCGCAGGCTGCTTCCTGGGCATCCTGGAGGAGTCCGGGATGCTGGAGTCGCTCGCCACCGACGCCGTGGCGATCCTCCCTGGTGCGCTGATCCCCTACCTGCACCTGATCGTCGGAGTGTTCGGCCTGCCCCTGGAACTGCTGCTGAGCACCGATGCCCACTACTTCGCGCTGCTTCCAGTGGTGGAGGGAGTCTCCACGCAGGCCGGCGTGAGCACCCTCGCAGTGGTCTACGCCGTGCTGGTCGGAAACATCATCGGCACCTTCATCAGCCCGTTCTCCGCAGCATTGTGGCTGGCGCTGGGCCTGGCCGGCTGTGACATCGGCAAACACATCCGGTACTCCTTCGTGCCGATGTGGATCTTCTCGGTGGTCGCCCTGGTGCTCGCACTGGCGCTGGGCCTGATCCCCTGGAGCTGA
- a CDS encoding ATP-binding protein, whose amino-acid sequence MPVASSGASAAPGEVSLVRRLFRWNIGLLVGAVTLVSLLWGVNQYLEVRAQYQERVLTMAESVAVMSTVQDALETEDPAEILAPWAETLRQASGYEYIMIADADGLRQSHPDPDAIGGSPELDPAPVLAGESWTGVEHGHAGLTMRARVPIANEAEEIIGFVSVGVQASEVRLASVRELPLILAAAALAVGIGALGARMLARRLRADTHGLEPREITALLDDREALLHAIGEGVIGLDRDGRVVLANTPARELLRLPADHLGRTPAQLGLSRDAQKVLTGPEPGEDLLLSVDGLILVCNRRPVRMRQADGGVVVTLRDRTELTRLSDQLDGARTVTDGLRAQRHEFANRLHTVSGMLELGGVDQAQDYLCELSLATSGADAEIAARIEDLTVAALVLAKSVQAAERGVEFSLSELSALPAGSPHDLRDDLLLVIGNLVDNAMDAAGVDGAVELMVRQHGEVTEGLVEVRVIDSGPGLDPGIAQEIFSIGRSTKDSAGRRGLGLALVHQACRRRGGSVTVEQDPETSFCAYLPIRAEVRTP is encoded by the coding sequence GTGCCCGTGGCCTCATCCGGAGCCTCAGCCGCCCCAGGCGAGGTCTCGCTGGTCCGCCGGCTCTTCCGATGGAACATCGGGCTGCTGGTCGGGGCGGTGACTCTGGTGAGCCTGCTGTGGGGAGTGAATCAATACCTGGAGGTCCGCGCCCAGTACCAGGAGCGAGTGCTCACCATGGCGGAGTCTGTCGCGGTGATGTCCACCGTCCAGGACGCGCTGGAGACCGAGGACCCAGCCGAGATCCTGGCCCCGTGGGCCGAGACGCTGCGTCAGGCCAGCGGCTACGAATACATCATGATCGCCGACGCCGACGGGCTGCGACAGTCCCACCCGGACCCCGACGCGATCGGTGGCTCGCCCGAGCTGGACCCGGCGCCGGTGCTGGCGGGGGAGAGCTGGACCGGCGTGGAGCACGGGCACGCGGGTCTGACGATGCGCGCCAGGGTGCCGATCGCCAATGAGGCCGAGGAGATCATCGGATTCGTCTCGGTCGGCGTGCAGGCCTCCGAGGTCCGGCTGGCCTCGGTGCGTGAGCTCCCGCTGATCCTGGCCGCCGCGGCGCTCGCCGTGGGCATCGGCGCGCTGGGAGCCCGGATGCTGGCCCGTCGGCTGCGCGCAGACACCCACGGTCTGGAACCGCGGGAGATCACCGCACTGCTCGATGACCGTGAGGCGCTGCTGCATGCCATCGGCGAAGGGGTGATCGGCCTGGACCGCGACGGGCGCGTCGTACTGGCCAACACCCCGGCCCGCGAACTGCTGCGTCTGCCGGCCGACCACCTGGGACGCACCCCCGCGCAGCTGGGCCTCAGCCGGGACGCTCAGAAGGTGCTCACCGGACCAGAGCCGGGGGAGGATCTGCTGCTCAGCGTGGACGGGCTGATCCTGGTCTGCAACCGCAGGCCGGTGCGCATGCGCCAGGCCGACGGCGGCGTCGTCGTCACGCTGCGCGATCGCACCGAGCTCACCCGGCTCAGCGACCAGCTCGACGGGGCGCGCACCGTCACCGACGGGCTGCGCGCACAGCGCCACGAGTTCGCCAACCGGCTGCACACGGTCTCCGGGATGCTGGAGCTTGGCGGTGTGGACCAGGCCCAGGACTACCTCTGCGAGCTCTCACTGGCCACCTCCGGGGCCGATGCCGAGATCGCCGCCCGGATCGAGGACCTCACCGTCGCTGCCCTGGTCCTCGCCAAGTCGGTCCAGGCCGCCGAGCGCGGCGTGGAGTTCAGCCTCTCCGAGCTCTCGGCGCTGCCCGCCGGCAGCCCCCACGACCTGCGCGATGATCTGTTGCTGGTGATCGGGAACCTGGTGGACAACGCCATGGACGCGGCAGGCGTGGACGGGGCGGTGGAGCTGATGGTCAGACAGCACGGCGAGGTCACCGAGGGTCTCGTCGAGGTCCGCGTCATCGACTCAGGCCCAGGTCTGGACCCCGGGATCGCCCAGGAGATCTTCAGCATCGGGCGCTCCACCAAGGACTCCGCAGGTCGGCGCGGCCTGGGCCTGGCCCTGGTGCACCAGGCCTGCCGCAGACGCGGCGGCTCGGTCACCGTGGAGCAGGACCCAGAGACCAGCTTCTGCGCCTACCTGCCGATCCGAGCTGAGGTGCGCACGCCATGA
- a CDS encoding response regulator, protein MTRSPAPSSRGPAGAAQVPVLIVDDDVRVARNHQELVDSMPGFTVVATAHTAAEALEAVRRHRPGLVLLDLFLPDRTGLAVLEELRSSTWLREVGVVDVLLITALRDVEHVRTAMAMGALHYLIKPFPLRQLRDQLERYAAARQRMSGLATVTQNDVDALFGMMRPMASRSMAKGLTAATAERVARELRSRQGDVSAVEVSESTGIARVTARRYLEHLCAEGRAELTLRYGQAGRPEHRYRWVP, encoded by the coding sequence ATGACCCGCTCGCCAGCCCCGAGCTCCCGCGGACCGGCGGGCGCCGCCCAGGTTCCCGTGCTGATCGTCGACGACGACGTCCGCGTGGCCCGGAATCACCAGGAGCTGGTCGACTCGATGCCCGGCTTCACGGTGGTGGCCACCGCCCACACTGCCGCCGAGGCCCTCGAGGCGGTCCGCCGCCACCGTCCAGGCCTGGTGCTGCTGGATCTCTTCCTGCCCGACCGCACCGGGCTGGCGGTGCTTGAGGAGCTCCGGAGCTCCACCTGGCTGCGCGAGGTCGGTGTGGTCGACGTCCTGCTGATCACTGCGCTGCGCGATGTCGAGCATGTGCGCACAGCCATGGCGATGGGTGCGCTGCACTATCTGATCAAGCCTTTCCCGCTGCGCCAGCTGCGCGATCAGCTGGAGCGCTATGCGGCGGCCCGCCAGCGAATGTCCGGACTGGCCACCGTCACCCAGAACGACGTCGACGCGCTCTTCGGGATGATGCGACCGATGGCGTCGCGCTCCATGGCCAAGGGTCTCACCGCGGCCACTGCCGAACGGGTCGCCCGTGAGCTGCGCTCGCGGCAGGGCGATGTCTCCGCCGTCGAGGTCTCGGAGAGCACCGGGATCGCCCGGGTCACCGCCCGCCGCTATCTCGAGCACCTGTGCGCGGAAGGTCGCGCTGAGCTCACGCTGCGCTACGGCCAGGCGGGACGACCAGAACACCGCTACCGCTGGGTGCCCTGA
- a CDS encoding oxidoreductase, translating to MSRRTWTAANLPDLHGRTAVVTGANSGVGFATASALARAGAHVVLAVRDEQRGHTAAAAMSGRTEVRRLDLADLGSVRDFAAAWSGPLDLLINNAGVAGGRGSLTKDGFDLQFGTNHLGHFALTNLLLPQVCDRVITLASGAHRAGDIYFEDLALRTRRYSLAEAYGQSKLANLLFTLELERRLRRGGSRVQSFAAHPGYSATNLGTQGRSKPLIATVDLAGRLLAQTSEQGALPSLFAATHELPGASYVGPDGRWELHGSPSLVGRSARASDPDLARRLWEVSEELTGIRFGLGSE from the coding sequence ATGAGCAGGCGCACCTGGACCGCAGCAAACCTCCCGGACCTCCACGGCCGCACCGCCGTGGTGACCGGGGCCAACAGCGGGGTCGGTTTCGCGACGGCGAGCGCGCTGGCCCGTGCCGGGGCGCATGTGGTGCTCGCGGTGCGAGATGAACAGCGCGGGCACACCGCCGCGGCGGCCATGTCCGGGCGCACCGAGGTGCGTCGGCTGGACCTGGCGGATCTGGGCTCGGTCCGGGACTTCGCGGCCGCCTGGAGTGGGCCGCTGGATCTGCTGATCAACAATGCCGGGGTCGCCGGAGGCCGAGGGTCCCTCACCAAGGACGGTTTCGACCTCCAGTTCGGCACCAACCACCTGGGGCATTTCGCGCTGACGAATCTGCTCCTGCCGCAGGTGTGCGATCGGGTGATCACCCTGGCCTCGGGGGCGCACCGCGCCGGAGACATCTACTTCGAGGACCTGGCGCTGCGCACCCGCCGGTACTCCCTGGCAGAGGCCTATGGTCAGTCCAAGCTCGCCAACCTGCTGTTCACCCTGGAGCTCGAGCGCCGACTGCGCCGCGGCGGATCCCGGGTGCAGTCCTTCGCCGCCCACCCCGGGTACTCCGCGACGAATCTCGGCACGCAGGGTCGCAGCAAGCCGCTCATCGCCACCGTCGATCTCGCCGGACGGCTGCTGGCGCAGACCAGTGAGCAGGGTGCGCTGCCGAGCCTGTTCGCCGCCACCCATGAGCTGCCGGGCGCCAGCTATGTCGGTCCGGACGGGCGCTGGGAGCTGCACGGCAGCCCGTCCCTGGTCGGTCGCTCAGCAAGGGCCAGCGATCCCGACCTTGCCCGGCGACTCTGGGAGGTCTCGGAGGAGCTCACCGGGATTCGCTTCGGCCTCGGGTCCGAGTAG
- a CDS encoding transcriptional regulator: protein MTEARFDETIHAPVRLRICGLLRPVDHLDFAVLRDTLQVSDATLSKHLKTLSAAGYVSSSKAASAGRGDSRQITWLRLTRTGRSAFAAHVQALQEIAGAAG from the coding sequence GTGACTGAGGCCCGATTCGACGAGACCATCCACGCGCCGGTACGGCTGCGCATCTGCGGTCTCCTGCGACCGGTGGATCACCTGGACTTCGCGGTGCTGCGTGACACGCTCCAGGTCTCGGACGCCACGCTCTCGAAGCACCTGAAGACCCTCTCCGCCGCCGGCTATGTGTCCTCGAGCAAAGCCGCCTCGGCCGGTCGCGGAGACTCCCGGCAGATCACCTGGCTTCGCCTCACCCGCACCGGGCGCTCCGCCTTCGCCGCTCATGTCCAAGCGCTGCAGGAGATCGCCGGGGCAGCGGGCTGA
- a CDS encoding phospholipase D-like domain-containing protein — MSLFTTRQTRLISLRPPRRTLPLVVAGSALAVPTLTAVSVVALDLIKHRGRKDRDAQRPGTFTARIDETPMDIYTDGGALYGDMLEAINTAQDTILMKTYIWKNDEVGQKFIDAFNAAARRGVRVFIIYDGFANLVVPRSFYAQLSDEVQVYRMPAAGRSFWKAPIRSTGFNHSKILVADDTVGFVGGYNIGSLYAQKWRDTHLREVGPAVWGLRQTIARLWNEDRPADQQIPWIAPDNWNPAVRVVANLPVDLVYPIRNMYLKAIERAKDRIWISTPYFIPDQQILRALKLAAERGVDVQVMVPKDSNHVLADWVSRGFFGEMLDSGISILLYASSMMHSKTATIDGEWSTIGTANIDRLSLSFNYESNVEVIDPGFAAEMEKVFLSDREHCEIVSTDRWRERRPMARLTEWALIPFRPVL; from the coding sequence ATGAGCCTCTTCACGACCCGCCAGACCCGCCTGATCAGCCTGCGGCCTCCGCGGCGGACTCTTCCGCTCGTCGTCGCCGGTTCGGCGCTGGCCGTGCCCACGCTCACCGCGGTCTCGGTGGTGGCGCTGGATCTGATCAAGCACCGCGGCCGGAAGGATCGTGACGCGCAGCGCCCCGGGACGTTCACCGCCCGGATCGACGAGACGCCGATGGACATCTACACCGACGGTGGAGCGCTCTACGGGGACATGCTCGAGGCGATCAACACCGCCCAGGACACGATCCTGATGAAGACCTACATCTGGAAGAACGATGAGGTAGGTCAGAAGTTCATCGACGCCTTCAACGCGGCGGCTCGTCGCGGGGTCAGGGTCTTCATCATCTACGACGGCTTCGCGAACCTGGTCGTGCCGCGCAGCTTCTACGCCCAGCTCTCGGACGAGGTCCAGGTCTATCGCATGCCCGCAGCCGGTCGCAGCTTCTGGAAGGCCCCTATCCGGTCCACCGGGTTCAACCACTCCAAGATCCTGGTCGCCGATGACACCGTCGGCTTCGTCGGGGGATACAACATCGGATCGCTCTACGCGCAGAAGTGGCGCGACACCCACCTGCGCGAAGTCGGCCCCGCGGTCTGGGGCCTGCGCCAGACGATCGCCCGGCTCTGGAACGAGGACCGCCCCGCGGACCAGCAGATCCCCTGGATCGCACCGGATAACTGGAACCCCGCGGTCCGCGTGGTCGCGAATCTTCCCGTGGACCTGGTCTACCCGATCCGGAACATGTATCTGAAGGCCATCGAGCGGGCCAAGGACCGAATCTGGATCTCGACCCCGTACTTCATCCCGGACCAGCAGATCCTGCGCGCCCTGAAGCTCGCCGCGGAACGCGGGGTCGACGTGCAGGTCATGGTGCCCAAGGATTCCAACCACGTCCTCGCCGACTGGGTCTCCCGCGGGTTCTTCGGGGAGATGCTGGACTCAGGGATCTCGATCCTGCTCTATGCCAGCAGCATGATGCACTCCAAGACCGCCACGATCGACGGTGAATGGTCCACGATCGGCACGGCCAACATCGACCGGCTGTCGCTGTCCTTCAACTACGAATCCAACGTGGAGGTCATCGACCCGGGGTTCGCCGCAGAGATGGAGAAGGTCTTTCTCAGCGACCGGGAGCACTGCGAGATCGTCAGCACCGACAGGTGGCGCGAACGGCGCCCCATGGCGCGGCTGACCGAGTGGGCGCTGATCCCGTTCCGGCCGGTGCTCTGA
- a CDS encoding phage holin family protein — protein sequence MLLQAAINVAMASLGLLLAQTLVDGVTLQASGFITAVLVFVLAQAVLGPFVFNMARQYASAILGGVGLISTFLALWIATLVPDGLTISGVTAWVFAPLLVWIVTALGTWILGYLVLKRWWDKRKEEKNIRQAIA from the coding sequence ATGTTGCTTCAAGCCGCCATCAACGTGGCGATGGCCTCCCTGGGGCTGTTGCTCGCTCAGACCCTGGTCGATGGGGTCACGCTGCAGGCCTCGGGGTTCATCACCGCCGTCCTGGTCTTCGTCCTGGCGCAGGCCGTGCTGGGGCCGTTCGTGTTCAACATGGCACGGCAGTACGCCTCCGCCATCCTCGGAGGCGTGGGTCTGATATCAACCTTCCTGGCACTCTGGATCGCGACCCTGGTGCCGGACGGGCTGACCATCTCGGGGGTCACCGCGTGGGTCTTCGCCCCGCTCCTGGTCTGGATCGTCACCGCACTGGGAACCTGGATCCTGGGATATCTCGTGCTCAAACGCTGGTGGGACAAGCGCAAAGAGGAGAAGAACATCCGGCAGGCCATCGCCTGA
- a CDS encoding ion channel protein — MPSGQAQEAPTAGTLLRLCVPAILVGVVSALGLLLVEGAAHLLEQLLWERLPEAWDVDPGSGWWIFGVLTAVGLGVALIVSFFPGGAGEDSATVELMGPPLALTALPGLVLVSVLVLAGGVSLGPESPVIAINTAILVALLARFRPALEVRLIVMLAAAGTIGALFGTPVAAALVLTGVVAKAPGAGALWDRLFLPLLAAASGSLTMRLLHGPQLGLTDVPPLGVPEPSDLLIGGLVACAAALVILAGASVFGRLHGLFRRLRHPLLYTTLGGVILGALGALGGPITLFKGGQQMAELVAHAEDYTTSELLLIVAVKLTALLIAATAGFRGGRIFPAVFIGAAVGLLVQTVLPGTPLGLALACGVLGAVLAECRDGWIALFIAVLVAGDISLLSLLCVVVLPVWLLVMRAPKMLVRKEQEQLPA; from the coding sequence ATGCCATCCGGACAGGCACAGGAAGCACCCACGGCTGGCACACTTCTGCGGCTCTGCGTCCCCGCGATCCTCGTGGGCGTGGTCTCCGCCCTGGGACTTCTCCTCGTGGAGGGCGCAGCTCACCTGCTGGAGCAGCTCCTCTGGGAGAGGCTGCCTGAGGCCTGGGATGTGGATCCCGGCTCGGGCTGGTGGATCTTCGGGGTGCTGACTGCCGTGGGGCTGGGCGTCGCACTGATCGTCTCGTTCTTTCCAGGCGGTGCCGGGGAGGACTCCGCCACCGTGGAGCTGATGGGGCCCCCGCTGGCCCTGACGGCGCTGCCGGGACTGGTGCTGGTGAGCGTGCTGGTCCTGGCTGGTGGGGTGAGCCTCGGCCCCGAATCGCCGGTGATCGCGATCAACACCGCGATCCTGGTGGCGCTGCTCGCGCGGTTCCGGCCCGCACTCGAGGTGCGGCTGATCGTGATGCTGGCGGCCGCGGGCACCATCGGTGCATTGTTCGGCACTCCGGTGGCCGCGGCGCTGGTGCTCACCGGTGTGGTGGCGAAGGCCCCCGGCGCTGGCGCACTGTGGGACCGGCTGTTCCTGCCGCTGCTCGCCGCCGCCTCGGGGTCGCTGACCATGAGGCTGCTCCACGGACCGCAGCTGGGACTCACGGACGTGCCGCCGCTGGGCGTGCCAGAACCCTCGGATCTCCTGATCGGGGGCCTCGTCGCCTGCGCCGCGGCACTGGTGATCCTCGCCGGGGCCTCCGTGTTCGGACGGTTGCATGGGCTCTTCCGCCGGCTTCGCCACCCGCTGCTCTACACGACTCTGGGAGGCGTCATCCTGGGCGCCCTCGGGGCGCTGGGTGGTCCGATCACGTTGTTCAAGGGAGGTCAGCAGATGGCCGAGCTGGTCGCTCATGCGGAGGACTACACCACCTCTGAGCTGCTGCTGATCGTGGCCGTGAAGCTCACCGCACTGCTCATCGCGGCCACAGCAGGCTTCCGCGGCGGCCGGATCTTCCCGGCGGTGTTCATCGGGGCAGCGGTGGGCCTCCTCGTTCAGACGGTGCTCCCCGGGACACCACTGGGCCTTGCCCTGGCCTGTGGAGTGCTCGGCGCCGTCCTGGCCGAGTGTCGGGACGGGTGGATCGCCCTGTTCATCGCGGTCCTGGTGGCGGGGGACATCTCCCTGCTCTCCCTGCTCTGCGTGGTGGTGCTTCCGGTCTGGCTCCTGGTCATGCGGGCTCCGAAGATGCTGGTGCGCAAGGAGCAGGAGCAGCTCCCAGCGTGA